A single region of the Salvelinus sp. IW2-2015 linkage group LG20, ASM291031v2, whole genome shotgun sequence genome encodes:
- the LOC111981242 gene encoding U3 small nucleolar RNA-associated protein 18 homolog has product MDKVGIHFRKGREAMKRVSEPEPDYEKEVLKRHKNAQAVTVLGEEDASVKLLEYLVFGAEDDLVERLVEDREDGGATLLDDDESSESDVENEARLKVQTTRTAVWEDEDDDLEEEVDMTHRFRRDLTKSDAEAKMSKQKLQQRMKEQFQKAMGGMPSWAETKVKKKNKKKVDSDDEDEDGDDLMRKTGNFVGSSDSLPKGIIRMKKCLHANNDRPSEDRLTTVQFHPSAQVVXTAGLDQSISLFQVDGKTNPKIQTIHLEKFPVHKAQFSVDGEQVVATSFRNKLFYIYDMMEGKVIPVHTVRGLREQRVKEFEVSPDGESLLLTGTSGYLHVLSMKTKEVVNSMKINGNIXGVAFSHDGSKVFTNSEEGEVYIWDMRSSKCLNRFTDDGCVSGTSIAASKNGQYLACGSAAGVVNVYSQEECMRQNNPKPLKTIMNLVTSATSLCFNPTSEILAIASRADDEAARLVHIPSFTVFSNFPMFQRKTMYRAHRLDFSPNSGFFSLANNKGHAPLFRLLHYKNF; this is encoded by the exons ATGGACAAAGTCGGTATACACTttagaaaggggagagaggcaaTGAAGAGAGTCTCTGAACCAGAGCCTGACTACGAGAAAGAAGTGTTAAAAAGACACAAAAACGCCCAAGCAGTGACTGTTTTAGGCGAAGAAGATGCATCTGTAAAACTTCTTGAATATCTTGTTTTTGGTGCAGAAGATGATCTTGTGGAAAGGCTCGTGGAG GACAGAGAGGATGGCGGYGCCACACTTCTGGATGATGACGAGTCCAGCGAATCCGATGTAGAGAATGAAGCACGGCTGAAGGTTCAGACAACCAGGACAGCAGTgtgggaggatgaggatgatgatcTGGAGGAAGA AGTGGACATGACACACCGGTTCCGTAGAGACCTGACCAAGAGTGACGCAGAGGCCAAGATGTCCAAACAGAAGTTACAGCAGAGGATGAAAGAACA GTTCCAAAAAGCAATGGGTGGAATGCCGTCCTGGGCAGAGACAAAAGTCAAgaaaaagaataagaaaaaaG TTGACTctgatgatgaagatgaggatGGAGATGACCTGATGAGGAAGACGGGCAACTTTGTGGGCTCATCCGACAGTCTTCCCAAAGGAATCATACGG ATGAAGAAGTGCCTACACGCCAACAACGACCGGCCGTCTGAGGACCGGCTGACCACGGTGCAGTTCCACCCCTCCGCCCAGGTTGTCWTGACAGCAGGGCTCGACCAGTCCATCTCTCTGTTCCAG GTTGATGGAAAGACCAACCCTAAGATTCAGACTATTCACCTGGAGAAGTTCCCGGTGCACAAGGCCCAGTTCAGTGTGGACGGGGAGCAGGTGGTGGCCACCAGTTTCAGGAACAAGCTGTTTTACATCTACGACATGATGGAGGGCAAGGTCATCCCAGTCCACACTGTCAGAG GTCTGAGggaacagagagtgaaagagttTGAAGTCTCCCCTGATGGAGAATCCCTCCTTCTCACTGGCACCTCCGGATACCTCCACGTGTTATCAATGAAG acAAAGGAGGTAGTGAACAGCATGAAGATCAACGGAAACATCGMAGGAGTGGCTTTCTCCCACGACGGCAGCAAAGTCTTCACCAATTCTG AGGAGGGTGAGGTGTACATATGGGACATGAGGAGCAGTAAATGCCTGAACAGGTTCACAGATGATGGCTGTGTGAGTGGGACCTCCATAGCTGCATCCAAGAACGGACAGTATCTGGCCTGCGG GTCAGCGGCAGGTGTGGTGAACGTGTACTCCCAGGAGGAGTGTATGCGGCAGAACAACCCCAAGCCTCTGAAGACCATCATGAACCTGGTGACCTCCGCCACCTCTCTCTGCTTCAACCCCACCTCCGAGATCCTGGCCATCGCCTCCAGGGCTGACGACGAGGCTGCCCGATTG GTTCATATCCCCAGCTTCACAGTGTTCTCCAACTTCCCCATGTTCCAGAGAAAAACCATGTACAGGGCCCACCGTCTGGACTTCTCCCCAAACAGCGGCTTCTTCTCCCTGGCCAACAACAAGGGCCATGCCCCTCTCTTCAG GTTGTTGCATTACAAAAACTTTTGA
- the LOC111981240 gene encoding uncharacterized protein has translation MSLSHRELATHVAGWAQCKLSRSPGAXCFLRHIGAAGFQKGLLLSLLPYFCCGALFSSEESLGNEEEDDNPRRYSSASEDRDREDGDRPRSDPLRSVFGLSHSFIFSQVHRDAHRSMSEVILPSIQRRLKKMRPIILSADTRLIMAIVEIIIKQINARLAQIVLKGGACQGAEAPSTSISSPSSQFAEQMLRAITTTMNDHIMGQMALTRLSGKSPLEIESRLETELGPLAGQVIVATISCIQRAKTDAQTGHEVRVSSPCTYFLSAVSAEVQSLVVQRSGTRMSAKQSGSNHLLNLSQAKITRAVELKMAEMYGGSLWDWSLTEQSAMSSDLVDLVVDDTLDALGYLENQALSGPQSVGYLTGIEGLDIDGVARDMVRKAAAKLKASMSEFELEVGSRSSQSSSGPSNHSLLSRSHSDLRMLCVQSAVAVRTVLQVLKTELDSNSDKSFDSRQMARNLLARNLLARLASGVESIDNLEIGEMLQGPSAIMEPEAVREHPEISSTAIYHSLLIDCPFPPSERVQETIILSHPLTAQDVTTQGEKQHSADLQTDSLMAKYPAKAQRVVTQVIRDASLTMDILSAHVSSKNIAEASTHILESLLVDLNKADEVSRAEGSKFWEMVQLSSQKLYSTAVDKLKSLYTSCLLTNEQDHQDTHVTADKIQDMEVSTNNDLKDPTVAVSQESVRRSAKKILTKVLNVIKAGVAGSEHLSVGEQMTEECQVATEMLDSILNRLEDDEPDVGEEDHLHVMSVRDIYQDVSSKTSQVCMVMSSQAMDALADDVSATAYVHDNVYSTESCLSQATSTHRSGTSQASSDLVVEYMSELHANCLDTALPVRCTFTAAGDTETRHVPSARVXKKSQGRRFSCCPKLPTVRIKVFKSRVEPESHPAQKELPSQRFSTSRVALHDDHAVPFIPQLEDDLPPAPAQESRKRPLLVRMFRAISRAISKPFKGCAFCKKN, from the exons AAAGGTTTATTATTGTCATTGTTACCATATTTCTGTTGTGGGGCCCTCTTCAGCTCAGAGGAGTCTTTGGGaaatgaggaagaggatgacaacccaagaagatattcCTCCGCATCtgaggacagagatagagaggatgggGACAGACCCCGCTCAGACCCCCTGAGGTCTGTGTTTGGACTGTCTCACAGCTTTATCTTCAGTCAGGTTCACAGAGACGCCCACAGGTCCATGAGTGAGGTCATACTGCCGTCCATCCAGAGGAGACTGAAGAAGATGAGGCCTATTATTCTGTCTGCGGACACCAGGCTGATCATGGCCATTGTGGAGATCATCATCAAGCAGATAAATGCAAGACTAGCCCAGATTGTGCTGAAAGGAGGTGCCTGTCAGGGAGCCGAAGCTCCTTCGACCAGCATCAGCTCACCGAGCAGTCAGTTTGCTGAGCAGATGCTGAGGGCAATCACAACCACAATGAATGACCATATCATGGGACAGATGGCACTCACTCGGCTGTCTGGAAAGTCCCCTCTGGAGATCGAGAGCAGGCTTGAGACAGAGCTAGGGCCACTGGCAGGTCAGGTCATTGTTGCAACCATCAGCTGCATCCAGAGGGCGAAGACCGACGCTCAGACAGGACATGAGGTTCGGGTCTCCTCACCTTGTACCTACTTCCTGTCAGCTGTGTCGGCTGAGGTGCAGAGTCTGGTGGTCCAGAGATCAGGGACCAGGATGTCAGCCAAACAGTCAGGCAGCAACCACCTGCTGAACCTGTCTCAGGCGAAGATCACCAGGGCCGTCGAGCTGAAAATGGCTGAAATGTACGGCGGATCCCTGTGGGATTGGTCCCTGACAGAACAGTCTGCCATGTCCAGTGATTTGGTGGATTTGGTGGTCGATGATACCCTGGATGCCCTTGGATATCTAGAGAACCAGGCATTATCCGGRCCCCAGAGCGTTGGCTACCTGACAGGGATTGAAGGCCTCGACATTGATGGTGTGGCAAGGGACATGGTCCGGAAAGCTGCAGCCAAACTCAAGGCATCCATGTCTGAGTTTGAGCTGGAGGTGGGATCCAGATCCTCACAGAGCAGCAGTGGTCCCTCGAACCACTCACTTCTGTCTCGCTCCCACTCCGACCTGAGGATGCTCTGTGTCCAGTCAGCAGTGGCAGTCAGAACTGTCCTGCAAGTGTTAAAAACAGAGCTTGACAGCAACTCAGACAAGTCCTTTGATTCGCGCCAGATGGCTAGAAACCTTCTAGCTAGAAACCTTCTAGCACGTCTAGCGTCGGGTGTCGAGAGCATCGACAATCTGGAAATTGGTGAGATGCTCCAGGGCCCCTCAGCAATCATGGAGCCGGAGGCTGTGAGAGAACACCCAGAAATATCTTCCACTGCCATCTACCACTCCCTGCTCATTGATTGTCCTTTCCCACCATCAGAGAGGGTTCAGGAAACAATTATCCTAAGCCATCCACTCACTGCACAGGACGTGACCACACAGGGGGAAAAGCAGCATTCTGCTGACCTTCAGACCGACAGCCTAATGGCAAAATACCCTGCCAAGGCACAACGGGTAGTGACTCAGGTCATAAGAGATGCTTCTTTGACCATGGACATCCTGTCAGCCCACGTCTCCTCAAAGAACATTGCTGAGGCCTCAACTCACATTCTTGAGTCCCTTCTAGTGGACTTAAACAAGGCAGATGAGGTGAGTAGGGCAGAGGGGAGCAAGTTCTGGGAAATGGTCCAGTTATCCTCCCAGAAACTTTACAGCACAGCTGTGGACAAGCTGAAGAGTTTATACACTAGTTGCCTCCTCACCAACGAGCAAGACCACCAGGATACCCATGTAACCGCTGACAAAATCCAGGACATGGAAGTGTCTACCAACAATGACCTCAAAGACCCAACAGTTGCAGTCAGCCAGGAGTCAGTCAGACGCAGCGCCAAGAAGATCCTCACAAAGGTTCTGAATGTGATCAAGGCCGGAGTAGCTGGTTCAGAGCACTTATCTGTGGGCGAGCAGATGACCGAAGAGTGCCAAGTTGCCACAGAGATGTTGGACTCCATTCTGAACAGACTAGAAGATGATGAGCCTGATGTGGGTGAAGAGGATCATCTTCATGTGATGTCTGTCCGTGACATCTACCAGGATGTCTCATCTAAAACCTCTCAGGTTTGTATGGTGATGAGTAGCCAGGCGATGGACGCGTTGGCCGATGATGTGTCTGCCACGGCCTATGTGCATG ATAATGTGTACAGTACAGAGAGTTGTCTCTCTCAGGCCACAAGTACTCACAGGTCAGGCACTAGCCAGGCCTCCAGTGACCTTGTTGTTGAGTACATGTCTGAGCTCCATGCCAACTGCCTTGACACCGCATTGCCTGTGAGGTGCACTTTTACAGCTGCTGGCGATACAGAGACTCGCCACGTCCCCTCTGCCAGAGTGAAKAAGAAGAGTCAGGGCCGGAGGTTCAGTTGCTGCCCAAAGTTGCCAACGGTCAGGATCAAG GTGTTCAAGAGCAGAGTGGAACCAGAGAGCCACCCTGCTCAAAAGGAGCTGCCTTCGCAGCGTTTCAGCACCTCTCGAGTTGCACTGC ATGATGATCATGCTGTCCCATTCATTCCCCAACTTGAGGACGACCTGCCACCAGCACCTGCACAGGAGTCCCGTAAACGTCCCCTGTTGGTGAGAATGTTCCGGGCCATTTCCAGGGCCATCTCAAAGCCATTCAAGGGCTGTGCTTTTTGCAAGAAGAATTAG